The proteins below are encoded in one region of Sulfurospirillum tamanense:
- the purD gene encoding phosphoribosylamine--glycine ligase, with protein MNILIIGNGGREYAIGLALLKDTPQNTLFFAPGNGATSSLGENIDITDFETLALFAKERAIGLTIVGPEAPLTEGVVDVFHAHGLTIFGPSKAAARLEGSKIFMKEFLATNNIPTAAFLQTDSYDKACAFIETLSVPVVVKADGLCAGKGVIIAQSKDEAKVAVRDMLSGESFGAAGARVVVEEFLDGFELSLFAICDGDEYILLPAAQDHKRLKDGDKGPNTGGMGAYAPTPLVNDEIYDAVKKRVVEPTLEGMKAIDAPFCGVLFIGLMIVKGEIFVLEYNVRFGDPECEVLMPLLKTSATELFYKAATKDLKTLHVAFHDRVAVGVVVASEHYPYKSSPEVPITIDEVEIEGAHVAYAGVGGSFEKGLHVKGGRVLLCIGVGQDVAQAQKRAYTLCKHIHFEGMQYRKDIAYQALAQ; from the coding sequence ATGAATATTTTGATTATCGGAAATGGCGGACGCGAATATGCCATTGGACTTGCTTTATTGAAAGACACTCCACAAAACACTCTCTTTTTTGCTCCAGGTAATGGGGCTACGAGTAGCCTTGGTGAGAATATTGATATTACTGATTTTGAAACGTTGGCGCTGTTTGCCAAAGAGCGTGCTATTGGCTTAACGATTGTTGGTCCAGAAGCGCCACTAACAGAAGGGGTTGTGGATGTATTTCATGCACATGGCTTAACTATTTTTGGCCCCTCTAAAGCAGCCGCAAGACTTGAGGGCTCTAAAATTTTTATGAAAGAATTTTTGGCCACCAACAACATTCCCACCGCCGCCTTTTTGCAAACAGACTCTTATGATAAAGCATGCGCTTTTATTGAGACACTCAGCGTGCCTGTTGTTGTAAAGGCAGACGGCTTATGTGCTGGAAAAGGCGTCATCATCGCGCAAAGTAAAGACGAAGCCAAAGTGGCAGTACGCGACATGTTAAGCGGTGAAAGCTTTGGCGCTGCAGGCGCACGCGTTGTTGTGGAAGAATTTTTAGATGGATTTGAACTTTCCTTATTTGCTATTTGTGATGGAGACGAGTATATTTTACTGCCAGCAGCCCAAGACCACAAACGTCTCAAAGATGGTGACAAAGGACCAAATACGGGTGGAATGGGAGCATACGCGCCAACACCTTTGGTAAATGATGAGATTTATGATGCAGTAAAAAAACGCGTTGTTGAGCCAACCCTTGAAGGGATGAAAGCGATCGATGCGCCCTTTTGCGGAGTGCTTTTTATTGGGCTTATGATTGTAAAGGGTGAAATCTTTGTCCTTGAATACAACGTGCGTTTTGGTGACCCTGAGTGTGAAGTGTTGATGCCGCTTTTAAAAACATCGGCCACAGAGCTTTTTTATAAGGCGGCAACTAAGGATTTAAAAACCTTACATGTAGCGTTTCATGACCGTGTGGCCGTGGGAGTTGTGGTGGCGAGTGAACATTACCCCTATAAGAGTTCTCCTGAAGTTCCCATCACTATTGATGAGGTGGAGATTGAGGGGGCACATGTGGCGTATGCGGGTGTGGGTGGCTCCTTTGAAAAAGGTTTACATGTAAAGGGGGGAAGGGTGTTGTTGTGCATTGGTGTAGGCCAGGATGTTGCCCAGGCGCAAAAGCGCGCGTATACTCTGTGTAAGCACATTCATTTTGAAGGAATGCAATACCGCAAAGACATCGCGTATCAGGCGTTGGCACAATGA